One genomic window of Arthrobacter caoxuetaonis includes the following:
- a CDS encoding HAD hydrolase-like protein: MKHLRLLVLFDLDGTLVDPAGSITGGISAALAASGLPVPPPADLQQMVGPALSESLTRIARVPADQLDTVIAHYRRGYRDTGMAASRPYPGIADAVRELRDAGCITAVATQKPEPLAGDLLRVQGLGHLFASVHGSPADERAVAADGKTSIIRAALERHAGEYSAAVMIGDRMHDVHGAAANGVPCIGVSWGFAAPGELAAAGAAAVVDLPGQLRDAVRSAAETAGARGAV, from the coding sequence GTGAAACATCTCCGGCTCCTGGTCCTCTTCGATCTCGACGGGACCCTTGTAGACCCTGCAGGCAGCATCACCGGCGGCATTAGTGCGGCGCTTGCCGCTTCCGGACTCCCCGTCCCGCCGCCCGCGGACCTCCAGCAGATGGTGGGACCGGCCCTGTCAGAGTCCCTGACGCGTATAGCCCGGGTGCCGGCCGACCAGCTGGACACCGTGATCGCGCACTACCGCCGGGGCTACCGGGACACGGGAATGGCCGCCAGCCGGCCCTACCCCGGCATCGCCGACGCCGTCCGGGAACTCCGTGACGCCGGCTGCATCACTGCAGTCGCAACGCAGAAACCGGAGCCGCTTGCCGGCGATCTGCTTCGCGTCCAGGGCCTTGGACACCTTTTCGCTTCCGTGCACGGTTCACCTGCCGACGAGCGGGCCGTGGCCGCAGACGGAAAAACTTCCATCATCCGGGCGGCCCTGGAGCGCCATGCGGGAGAGTATTCCGCCGCAGTCATGATCGGCGACCGGATGCACGACGTGCACGGTGCCGCAGCAAACGGCGTTCCCTGCATCGGGGTGTCCTGGGGTTTCGCTGCCCCGGGGGAACTGGCAGCAGCAGGCGCTGCCGCCGTCGTTGACCTCCCCGGCCAGCTCAGGGACGCCGTGCGGTCCGCGGCGGAAACGGCAGGTGCCCGTGGGGCTGTATAA
- a CDS encoding lysophospholipid acyltransferase family protein, with translation MGLYNLTRSSTRGLISLCRPTVTGLEHVPSSGPFIVAANHLSFLDSVLIQALMPRKVGFFAKAEYFTTPGLKGAAMRSFFESVGSIPVERGQQAASVAALKSLLDVLESGGGIGIYPEGTRSRDGLLYRGRTGVGWLALTSGAPVVPVGLIGTEKLQPAGKKWVKPRPFTMAVGRPLYFSKTGPQHALPERRRVTDQVMDAIAELSGQERSAAYNQNKPDGA, from the coding sequence GTGGGGCTGTATAACCTGACCCGTTCCAGCACACGCGGCCTGATCAGCCTGTGCCGGCCCACCGTAACCGGCTTGGAGCACGTGCCCTCGTCCGGACCCTTCATCGTTGCCGCCAACCATCTCTCCTTCCTGGACAGCGTGCTCATCCAGGCCCTGATGCCGCGGAAGGTCGGATTCTTCGCCAAAGCGGAGTACTTCACCACCCCGGGGCTGAAAGGTGCAGCCATGCGCAGCTTTTTTGAGAGCGTGGGGTCCATCCCGGTGGAACGCGGCCAGCAGGCGGCCAGCGTCGCTGCCCTGAAGTCGCTGCTCGACGTACTGGAGTCCGGGGGCGGGATCGGCATCTACCCCGAAGGAACCCGCTCCCGCGACGGCCTGCTCTACCGCGGCCGCACCGGGGTCGGCTGGCTCGCCCTCACCTCGGGCGCACCCGTGGTGCCGGTGGGGCTGATCGGAACGGAAAAGCTCCAGCCCGCCGGAAAGAAATGGGTCAAGCCCCGGCCCTTCACGATGGCGGTGGGGCGCCCGCTGTACTTTTCCAAGACCGGACCCCAGCATGCCCTTCCGGAGCGGCGCCGAGTCACCGACCAGGTGATGGACGCTATCGCCGAACTTTCCGGGCAGGAGCGAAGCGCCGCGTACAACCAGAACAAGCCCGACGGCGCCTAG
- the rapZ gene encoding RNase adapter RapZ: MTEVDGLQSVKPAESELLVVTGMSGAGRSTAANALEDHGWYVVENLPPLMLGTLTELVSRMPHSIPKLAVVIDVRSKELFQDIREALGNLRAAGVDYRVLFLEASDQALVQRFESGRRPHPLQEDGSILDGIAAERDVLRELRDASDVIVDTSKFNVHALATTITELFTEQGPIVLRLNVMSFGFKYGLPVDANFVADVRFIPNPHWVPQLRPHTGQDADVRDYVLGAHGTEDFLDRYVDALAPVIDGYRRENKHYATIAVGCTGGKHRSVAVTEELAKRLAKLPHVTVAAHHRDLGRE; this comes from the coding sequence ATGACTGAAGTGGACGGGCTGCAAAGCGTTAAGCCTGCCGAGTCCGAACTGCTCGTCGTCACCGGCATGTCCGGTGCCGGCCGGAGTACCGCAGCCAATGCGCTGGAAGATCACGGCTGGTACGTGGTGGAGAACCTGCCGCCGCTGATGCTGGGGACACTCACCGAACTGGTCTCCCGCATGCCCCACTCGATCCCCAAACTGGCCGTGGTCATCGACGTCCGGAGCAAGGAACTCTTCCAGGACATCAGGGAGGCCCTGGGCAACCTCCGGGCCGCCGGCGTCGACTACCGCGTGCTTTTCCTCGAAGCCTCAGACCAGGCCCTGGTCCAGCGCTTCGAATCCGGCCGCCGGCCCCACCCGCTGCAGGAAGACGGAAGCATCCTGGACGGTATCGCCGCAGAACGGGACGTGCTGCGCGAACTTCGCGATGCCTCGGACGTCATCGTGGACACCTCCAAGTTCAACGTGCACGCGCTGGCAACGACGATCACCGAGCTCTTCACGGAGCAAGGTCCGATCGTCCTCCGGCTGAACGTGATGAGCTTCGGCTTCAAGTACGGCCTCCCCGTTGACGCGAACTTCGTGGCGGATGTGCGCTTCATCCCGAATCCGCACTGGGTCCCGCAGCTGCGCCCGCACACCGGGCAGGATGCAGACGTCCGGGACTATGTCCTGGGGGCGCACGGCACCGAGGATTTCCTGGACCGCTACGTCGATGCGCTGGCTCCCGTCATTGACGGCTACCGCCGCGAGAACAAGCACTACGCCACCATCGCCGTCGGATGCACCGGAGGCAAGCACCGGTCTGTCGCGGTCACTGAAGAACTCGCCAAGCGGCTGGCTAAGCTTCCGCACGTCACGGTAGCAGCGCACCACCGAGATCTCGGGCGAGAATAG
- the uvrC gene encoding excinuclease ABC subunit UvrC — protein MADPATYRPRAGEIPTEPGVYRFRDEHRRVIYVGKAKNLRSRLNSYFANPRQLMAKTRTMVFTATSVEWTVVGTELEALQLEYTWIKEFSPRFNIMFRDDKSYPYLAVTMGEKYPRAQVMRGDRRKDTRYFGPFYPAKAIRETLDTLLRVFPVRTCSAGVFKRAERTGRPCLLGYIDKCSAPCVGRISAEDHKALAAELCAFMAGDSKRFIQDLERRMKDAVANLDYESAARIRDDIAALRKVFERNSVVLSEDTDADIFGLVQDELEASVQVFHVRGGRIRGQRGWVVEKVEDTDTGQIVEHLLQQVYGEGAMSDRIPRKVLVPVLPDNTEELQVWLRGLRGSKVKISVPQRGDKKTLMETVTRNAEDAMRLHKSRRAGDLTTRSAALSELQEALEIPVPLLRIECYDISHVQGTNVVASMVVAEDGLMKKSDYRRFSITGEAARDDTASMYDVVSRRFRHYLAENFDPAAAVPDADPDRPVPAAGDGSAQAGQVHAGQASGPVADTLTAAPRAKFAYPPNLVVVDGGRPQVAAASRALADLGISDVYVVGLAKRLEEVWVPDSEFPVILPRSSEALFLLQRIRDEAHRFAITFHRQKRGKSMTASALDGIPGLGPAKQKALIKHFGSVRKLRQADIEALMEVPGIGPAMAAVIHTSLAEAGAETAPAVNMATGEIIES, from the coding sequence GTGGCAGATCCAGCAACCTACCGGCCCCGGGCGGGGGAGATCCCGACCGAACCCGGGGTATACCGCTTCCGCGATGAGCACCGCCGGGTCATCTATGTCGGCAAGGCCAAGAACCTCCGTTCCCGGCTGAACTCCTATTTCGCCAATCCGCGGCAGCTGATGGCCAAGACCCGCACCATGGTGTTCACGGCCACCAGCGTGGAGTGGACGGTGGTGGGCACCGAACTTGAAGCCCTCCAGCTCGAGTACACCTGGATCAAGGAATTCAGTCCGCGGTTCAACATCATGTTCCGGGACGACAAGTCCTATCCCTACCTCGCCGTCACCATGGGCGAGAAGTATCCGCGCGCCCAGGTCATGCGCGGGGACCGCCGGAAGGACACCCGGTACTTCGGTCCGTTCTACCCGGCCAAGGCCATTCGAGAGACTCTCGATACCCTGCTGCGGGTCTTCCCGGTACGCACCTGCAGTGCCGGCGTCTTCAAGCGTGCCGAACGAACCGGCCGCCCCTGCCTGCTGGGCTATATCGACAAGTGCTCCGCGCCCTGCGTGGGCCGGATCAGCGCCGAAGACCACAAGGCCCTGGCCGCCGAACTCTGCGCCTTCATGGCCGGAGACTCCAAGCGCTTCATCCAGGACCTGGAGCGGCGGATGAAAGACGCAGTGGCCAACCTTGACTATGAGTCCGCGGCTCGCATCCGCGATGACATCGCAGCCCTGAGGAAGGTCTTCGAACGCAACTCCGTCGTGCTTTCCGAGGACACCGACGCCGACATCTTCGGACTGGTCCAGGATGAGCTGGAAGCCTCGGTGCAGGTCTTCCACGTCCGCGGCGGGCGGATCCGCGGACAGCGCGGCTGGGTCGTGGAAAAGGTCGAAGACACGGACACCGGGCAGATCGTAGAGCACCTGCTGCAGCAGGTCTACGGGGAGGGCGCCATGTCCGACAGGATCCCGCGCAAGGTCCTCGTCCCGGTGCTTCCGGACAATACTGAAGAACTGCAGGTCTGGCTGCGCGGGCTGCGCGGCTCGAAAGTCAAAATCTCGGTTCCCCAGCGAGGCGACAAAAAGACGCTCATGGAAACCGTCACGCGCAACGCGGAGGACGCCATGCGCCTGCACAAGAGCCGGCGGGCCGGTGACCTGACCACCAGGTCCGCGGCGCTGTCTGAACTGCAGGAGGCACTGGAGATTCCCGTTCCGCTGCTGCGCATCGAATGCTACGACATCTCCCATGTGCAGGGCACCAACGTCGTCGCGTCCATGGTGGTCGCGGAGGACGGCCTGATGAAGAAGTCGGACTACCGCCGTTTCTCCATTACCGGGGAGGCGGCGCGGGACGACACCGCCTCGATGTACGACGTAGTCTCCCGCAGGTTCAGGCACTATCTGGCCGAGAACTTCGACCCGGCTGCCGCCGTTCCGGATGCCGACCCGGACCGCCCGGTGCCCGCCGCCGGGGACGGCTCCGCCCAGGCCGGGCAAGTTCACGCAGGCCAGGCGTCCGGACCCGTCGCGGACACACTGACGGCAGCGCCCAGGGCCAAGTTCGCCTATCCGCCAAACCTGGTGGTAGTCGACGGCGGCAGGCCGCAGGTGGCAGCGGCGTCGCGCGCCCTGGCTGACCTCGGCATCTCTGACGTCTACGTGGTCGGCCTGGCCAAGCGCCTGGAGGAGGTCTGGGTTCCGGACAGCGAGTTCCCCGTGATCCTGCCCCGGTCTTCCGAAGCGCTGTTCCTGCTGCAGCGCATCCGCGACGAAGCGCACCGCTTCGCGATCACCTTCCACCGGCAAAAGCGGGGGAAGTCAATGACGGCGTCGGCGCTGGACGGCATCCCCGGACTGGGGCCGGCCAAGCAAAAAGCCCTGATCAAGCATTTCGGCTCCGTCCGCAAGCTCAGGCAGGCTGACATTGAAGCGCTGATGGAAGTTCCCGGAATTGGGCCCGCGATGGCTGCCGTCATCCATACCTCCCTCGCCGAAGCCGGGGCGGAAACTGCCCCCGCCGTGAACATGGCCACCGGCGAAATTATTGAATCTTAG